In Curtobacterium sp. L6-1, a genomic segment contains:
- a CDS encoding FtsQ-type POTRA domain-containing protein, producing the protein MKRPEGFDEHAGLDAQQEQPDAADRSRTAPRPSRARGFRAALDGVREARRGSRAPGAVGDAPDGSARSDRVASSASGLPELPDVTGVPDGTELPGEGGSHDDGAVAELEGLFASPRATPPATSRPSSSSVTGDADATDVLDPGRTGSGRPGRGRTEPRRRESGRIQSGRIQSGRSESGRSESGRSESGRSESGTSDLRDGAPGDRAPARSGAASSNPAPGERGTSAPEAGRASRPDRAVGDDQGASVDDPHTATAPHADVASHVPHATPIGARVRAAETAREARIARKRRRLLERAEVRRFTRRSRHRRAAWIAAGGVVAVLVASILVAVYSPLMALRTIEVKGTDRVDAAEVRAALSGQIGTPLARIDLDEVKDRIGGFPLIESYVTEEEPPHTLVVTVTERTPVVAVRSGKSYDLVDPAGIVVQSTTKKPGDVPIADVGRTTLGSSVFRTMTEVVLAMPSSVRDQVAGIAASTSDDVTLSMRDGSTVVWGSPDESAAKARLLAALVADHAKRAPDAKVEFDVSAPDNGIIRPRS; encoded by the coding sequence GTGAAGCGCCCCGAGGGGTTCGACGAACACGCCGGGCTCGACGCGCAGCAGGAGCAGCCGGACGCTGCCGACCGGTCCCGCACGGCCCCGCGGCCGTCCCGCGCGCGCGGGTTCCGCGCTGCACTCGACGGCGTCCGGGAGGCCCGTCGCGGCTCCCGCGCACCGGGTGCGGTCGGCGACGCCCCCGATGGGTCCGCCCGGTCCGACCGGGTGGCCTCGTCGGCGTCCGGGCTGCCCGAGCTGCCCGACGTCACCGGTGTTCCCGACGGCACCGAGCTGCCCGGCGAGGGTGGCTCGCACGACGACGGCGCGGTCGCCGAGCTCGAGGGCCTCTTCGCGTCGCCGCGGGCCACACCGCCTGCCACGTCGCGACCGTCCTCGTCGTCGGTCACCGGCGACGCCGACGCGACCGACGTCCTCGACCCGGGGCGGACCGGATCGGGGCGGCCCGGACGGGGGCGGACCGAGCCTCGCCGGAGGGAGTCGGGGCGGATCCAGTCGGGGCGGATCCAGTCGGGCCGGAGCGAGTCTGGCCGGAGCGAGTCAGGCCGGAGCGAGTCTGGCCGGAGCGAGTCGGGCACCAGCGACCTGCGTGACGGTGCCCCGGGCGACCGCGCCCCGGCGCGGAGCGGGGCGGCGTCGAGCAACCCCGCGCCGGGCGAACGCGGGACGAGCGCGCCGGAGGCGGGGCGCGCCTCCCGGCCGGACCGCGCCGTCGGCGACGACCAGGGCGCCAGCGTCGACGACCCGCACACCGCGACCGCCCCACACGCCGACGTCGCGAGCCACGTCCCGCACGCCACGCCGATCGGCGCCCGCGTCCGCGCTGCCGAGACGGCACGCGAGGCGCGCATCGCCCGCAAGCGCCGCCGCCTGCTCGAGCGTGCCGAGGTCCGGCGCTTCACGCGGCGCAGCCGGCACCGGCGCGCCGCCTGGATCGCGGCCGGCGGTGTCGTCGCGGTGCTCGTGGCGTCGATCCTGGTGGCTGTCTACTCGCCGCTGATGGCCCTCCGCACGATCGAGGTCAAGGGCACGGACCGGGTGGACGCCGCCGAGGTCCGCGCGGCACTGTCCGGGCAGATCGGGACGCCGCTCGCGCGCATCGACCTCGACGAGGTGAAGGACCGGATCGGCGGGTTCCCCCTCATCGAGAGCTACGTGACCGAGGAGGAGCCGCCGCACACACTCGTCGTCACGGTCACCGAGCGCACCCCGGTCGTCGCCGTGCGGTCCGGGAAGTCGTACGACCTCGTCGACCCGGCCGGGATCGTCGTGCAGTCGACGACGAAGAAGCCCGGCGACGTGCCGATCGCGGACGTCGGTCGCACGACGCTCGGCTCGAGCGTGTTCCGCACCATGACCGAGGTCGTCCTCGCGATGCCCTCGAGCGTCCGGGACCAGGTCGCCGGGATCGCGGCGTCCACCTCGGACGACGTGACCCTGAGCATGCGCGACGGCTCGACCGTGGTGTGGGGGAGCCCGGACGAGTCCGCGGCGAAGGCCCGGCTGCTGGCGGCGCTCGTGGCGGACCACGCGAAGCGGGCTCCCGACGCGAAGGTCGAGTTCGACGTGTCGGCGCCGGACAACGGCATCATCCGACCCCGGTCCTGA
- the murC gene encoding UDP-N-acetylmuramate--L-alanine ligase encodes MTIKPDLTQPIPDDLGTVHFVGIGGSGMSGIARMFLAAGHRVSGSDSRETATTGRMRELGAEVRIGHDAANLEDADTVVVTSALWPDNPELLEAKRRGLPVLHRSQALAALISSHRLVAVAGAHGKTTSTGMVVTALVELGLDPSFVNGGVIQSLGTSSAPGSSDLFVVEADESDGSFLLYDVAVALITNVDPDHLDHYGSEQAFIDAFVEFAAKARERVVVSSDDAGAVRVTEGLRARPDAPEIVTFGEAEDADVRIERVDEGAGVGVDLRWNDTAYHLALRVPGRHNAVNAAGAFAVLVGLGVEPADAVRGIEAFGGTERRFELHGVERGVSVYDDYAHHPTEVAAALRAARNVVGDGRIIAIHQPHLYSRTRMMAGDFAAVYEDLADHTVVLDVYGAREDPEPGVTGALVQERFADQDRVDYLPDWAEASARAAAVARDGDIIMTLSCGDVYRIIPQVLTALHDEPGAAGR; translated from the coding sequence ATGACCATCAAGCCGGACCTCACCCAGCCGATCCCCGACGACCTGGGCACGGTGCACTTCGTCGGCATCGGCGGGTCCGGCATGAGCGGCATCGCCCGGATGTTCCTGGCCGCCGGCCACCGCGTCTCGGGCAGCGACTCGCGCGAGACCGCGACGACCGGTCGCATGCGCGAGCTCGGTGCCGAGGTGCGGATCGGCCACGACGCCGCCAACCTCGAAGACGCGGACACCGTCGTCGTCACGAGCGCCCTGTGGCCGGACAACCCCGAGCTGCTCGAGGCGAAGCGCCGCGGTCTGCCCGTGCTCCACCGGTCGCAGGCCCTCGCCGCCCTCATCTCCTCGCACCGCCTGGTCGCGGTCGCCGGTGCGCACGGCAAGACCACGTCCACCGGCATGGTCGTCACGGCGCTGGTCGAGCTGGGCCTCGACCCGAGCTTCGTCAACGGCGGTGTCATCCAGTCGCTCGGCACGAGCTCCGCGCCCGGCAGCAGCGACCTGTTCGTCGTCGAGGCCGACGAGTCCGACGGCTCGTTCCTGCTCTACGACGTCGCCGTCGCGCTCATCACGAACGTCGACCCGGACCACCTCGACCACTACGGCAGCGAGCAGGCGTTCATCGACGCGTTCGTCGAGTTCGCCGCGAAGGCCCGCGAGCGTGTCGTGGTCTCGAGCGACGACGCCGGCGCGGTCCGCGTGACCGAGGGCCTCCGTGCCCGTCCGGACGCGCCCGAGATCGTGACCTTCGGCGAGGCCGAGGACGCCGACGTCCGCATCGAGCGCGTCGACGAGGGCGCCGGGGTCGGCGTCGACCTGCGGTGGAACGACACCGCGTACCACCTGGCGCTCCGCGTGCCCGGTCGGCACAACGCGGTCAACGCGGCCGGCGCGTTCGCGGTCCTGGTCGGCCTGGGCGTCGAGCCCGCCGACGCGGTGCGCGGCATCGAGGCGTTCGGCGGGACCGAGCGCCGGTTCGAGCTGCACGGCGTCGAGCGCGGCGTCTCGGTGTACGACGACTACGCCCACCACCCGACCGAGGTCGCCGCTGCCCTGCGCGCCGCGCGCAACGTCGTCGGCGACGGCCGGATCATCGCGATCCACCAGCCGCACCTGTACTCGCGCACCCGGATGATGGCCGGCGACTTCGCCGCCGTCTACGAGGACCTGGCCGACCACACGGTCGTCCTGGACGTCTACGGCGCCCGGGAGGACCCGGAGCCCGGCGTCACCGGAGCCCTCGTGCAGGAGCGCTTCGCCGACCAGGACCGCGTCGACTACCTGCCGGACTGGGCCGAGGCCTCCGCCCGGGCCGCCGCGGTCGCCCGCGACGGCGACATCATCATGACCCTGAGCTGCGGCGACGTGTACCGGATCATCCCGCAGGTGCTCACCGCGCTGCACGACGAGCCCGGGGCCGCGGGCCGGTGA
- the murG gene encoding undecaprenyldiphospho-muramoylpentapeptide beta-N-acetylglucosaminyltransferase — MSRFLFAGGGTAGHVNPLLAVADRLTQRSPEDEVLVLGTAEGLESRLVPMRGYELVTIPRLPFPRKLNGAALRFPGAFWSAVRRTEQIIREREIAVVLGVGGYAAAPAYVAAKRTGTPIVVHEQNAKPGLANRMAAVLTDHVGVTFSNTRLPHSRVVGMPLRREVERLDRRAERAAGFAEFGLDPDKPVLLVTGGSSGARSINRTVHQAAATILGAGWQVLHVVGAASDIGPSDLDGYHVLPYCDRMDLAYAAADFVVSRSGAGMVCELTAVGLPSVLVPYPVGNGEQRHNARDVVAAGGAVLVADEEFTPEWVTLHLLTLLEDRAGIADMAVRSGSVGHRDGADRMTELVLAAARSARSRRAGTGTSSTSSTSSTSSTEEP, encoded by the coding sequence GTGAGCCGCTTCCTCTTCGCCGGCGGCGGGACCGCCGGCCACGTGAACCCCCTGCTCGCGGTCGCCGACCGGCTGACCCAGCGGTCGCCGGAGGACGAGGTCCTGGTGCTCGGCACCGCCGAGGGGCTCGAGTCCCGCCTCGTCCCGATGCGCGGCTACGAGCTCGTGACCATCCCGCGCCTGCCGTTCCCGCGGAAGCTGAACGGCGCCGCCCTCCGGTTCCCGGGCGCGTTCTGGTCGGCCGTCCGCCGCACGGAGCAGATCATCCGCGAGCGCGAGATCGCCGTCGTCCTCGGTGTCGGGGGCTACGCGGCCGCGCCGGCGTACGTCGCCGCGAAGCGCACCGGCACGCCGATCGTGGTGCACGAGCAGAACGCCAAGCCGGGTCTGGCGAACCGGATGGCCGCGGTGCTCACCGACCACGTCGGTGTCACGTTCTCGAACACCCGCCTGCCGCACTCGCGCGTGGTCGGCATGCCCCTCCGTCGCGAGGTCGAGCGCCTGGACCGCCGTGCCGAACGTGCCGCGGGCTTCGCGGAGTTCGGCCTCGACCCGGACAAGCCCGTGCTGCTCGTCACCGGCGGCTCCTCGGGCGCCCGGAGCATCAACCGCACGGTGCACCAGGCGGCGGCGACGATCCTCGGCGCCGGGTGGCAGGTCCTGCACGTCGTCGGCGCCGCCTCGGACATCGGGCCGAGCGACCTGGACGGCTACCACGTACTGCCGTACTGCGACCGCATGGACCTGGCCTACGCCGCCGCGGACTTCGTCGTCTCGCGCTCCGGCGCCGGCATGGTCTGCGAGCTCACGGCGGTCGGACTGCCGAGCGTGCTCGTGCCGTACCCGGTCGGCAACGGCGAGCAGCGCCACAACGCGCGCGACGTGGTCGCCGCCGGGGGAGCGGTCCTGGTCGCGGACGAGGAATTCACCCCGGAGTGGGTCACGTTGCACCTGCTGACCCTGCTGGAGGACCGCGCGGGCATCGCCGACATGGCCGTCCGGTCCGGCAGCGTCGGCCACCGCGACGGCGCGGACCGCATGACCGAGCTGGTCCTCGCGGCCGCCCGGTCCGCCCGCAGCCGCCGAGCCGGCACCGGTACCAGCAGCACCAGCAGCACCAGCAGCACCAGCAGCACGGAGGAACCATGA
- the ftsW gene encoding putative lipid II flippase FtsW: MATPTDLPTNGRSARARAGAAGAAAGARVTSGVEGARRRSNGAVVAVKNVFVAESTTFYTILGVTLFLVVFGVVMVLSSSSVEEYRYKHGFFGAFAKQGLYALIGVPLMLVVSRFSADFWRRWAMRVLGAGLVLQLLVFTPIGIDVQGNRNWIGVGGFSAQPSEVLKLALALGIGAVLFRKREKLHDWREVFIPVGLASAVSIGLVLLGGDQGTAMIMVILVFGALFVGGARLRHLGVGLAAIAVMLPVVTMASSSRQVRISAWLSGCTDSNQAQDICWQPVHGMWALASGGVFGVGLGNSKLKWSWLPEADNDYIFAIVGEELGLIGAVVVLALFVVLAIGMVRVIRLSPDPFARTVTGGVLAWVIGQALVNIAVVLGLLPVLGVPLPLISAGGSALIMTLVAIGVVLSFARDLPAASTRRAGHGSAAARTTVPHPGTQNGALR, encoded by the coding sequence ATGGCGACACCGACGGATCTGCCGACGAACGGCCGTAGCGCACGGGCCCGTGCCGGCGCGGCCGGAGCGGCGGCCGGCGCCCGCGTGACCTCCGGGGTGGAGGGTGCACGCCGTCGGTCGAACGGTGCGGTCGTCGCGGTCAAGAACGTGTTCGTCGCCGAGTCGACGACGTTCTACACGATCCTCGGCGTGACGCTCTTCCTCGTCGTCTTCGGCGTCGTGATGGTGCTGTCGTCCTCGAGCGTCGAGGAGTACCGGTACAAGCACGGCTTCTTCGGCGCGTTCGCGAAGCAGGGCCTGTACGCGCTCATCGGGGTGCCGCTCATGCTCGTGGTGAGCCGGTTCTCCGCGGACTTCTGGCGTCGCTGGGCGATGCGGGTCCTCGGTGCCGGCCTCGTGCTCCAGCTCCTCGTGTTCACCCCGATCGGCATCGACGTGCAGGGCAACCGGAACTGGATCGGCGTCGGCGGCTTCAGTGCGCAGCCGTCCGAGGTCCTCAAGCTCGCCCTCGCGCTCGGCATAGGGGCGGTGCTGTTCCGCAAGCGCGAGAAGCTGCACGACTGGCGCGAGGTCTTCATCCCGGTCGGCCTGGCGTCGGCCGTGTCGATCGGGCTCGTGCTGCTCGGCGGCGACCAGGGCACCGCGATGATCATGGTCATCCTGGTGTTCGGCGCCCTGTTCGTCGGCGGCGCACGGCTGCGGCACCTCGGTGTCGGCCTGGCCGCGATCGCGGTGATGCTGCCGGTCGTCACGATGGCGTCGAGCTCCCGTCAGGTCCGCATCAGCGCGTGGCTGTCCGGCTGCACCGACTCGAACCAGGCGCAGGACATCTGCTGGCAGCCCGTGCACGGCATGTGGGCACTCGCGTCCGGTGGCGTGTTCGGCGTCGGGCTCGGCAACTCGAAGCTCAAGTGGTCGTGGCTGCCGGAGGCCGACAACGACTACATCTTCGCCATCGTCGGCGAGGAGCTCGGGCTGATCGGCGCCGTCGTCGTCCTCGCCCTCTTCGTCGTGCTGGCGATCGGCATGGTCCGCGTCATCCGTCTCTCGCCGGACCCCTTCGCCCGCACCGTCACGGGTGGCGTGCTCGCCTGGGTCATCGGCCAGGCGCTCGTCAACATCGCCGTCGTGCTCGGGCTGCTGCCGGTGCTCGGTGTACCCCTGCCGCTCATCTCCGCCGGTGGTTCGGCGCTCATCATGACCCTCGTCGCGATCGGTGTCGTGCTGTCCTTCGCCCGTGACCTGCCCGCTGCCTCGACCCGCCGCGCCGGCCACGGCAGCGCCGCGGCCCGCACCACCGTCCCGCACCCCGGGACCCAGAACGGAGCCCTGCGGTGA
- the murD gene encoding UDP-N-acetylmuramoyl-L-alanine--D-glutamate ligase: MDERLNGLDSWYAEGWKGLRVAVLGLGATGFSVADTLAELGSEVVVYSTDAPADSVELLDVIGVRFVQAPLDTVPAALVEQAPDVVVVSPGLPPHNPTVVWAVEHAAVWGDIELAWRVRDKVVRGPVAAPWVTITGTNGKTTTTQLATAMFTAGGLRAVACGNIGVPVLDVVRDPEGFDVLVVELSSHQLHSMPTTGPGAVVPLASACLNIADDHLEWHGSAEAYRAAKGKVYERTVMACVYNTADEVTRHMVEEADVVEGCRAVGFSLGVPAPGDVGIVDDVLCDRAFTGDRRNSALELATLADLEAAGLDSPHMTANVLAAAALARAAAVQPSAIRTAVQGFRADHHRTEAVATADGVAWVDDSKATNPHAATASLSAFDPVVWIVGGLFKGVDIDGLVERFGPGVRGVVVIGTDRAPVLEAFARHAPAVPVLQVEATDTEQVMPEAVRHAASVARPGDTVLLAPAAASFDQFGSYADRGERFAAAVHEHLGGDADGDTDGSADERP, translated from the coding sequence ATGGATGAACGCCTGAACGGTCTCGACAGCTGGTACGCGGAGGGCTGGAAGGGCCTGCGGGTGGCGGTGCTCGGCCTCGGGGCCACGGGCTTCTCGGTCGCCGACACGCTCGCCGAGCTCGGCAGCGAGGTCGTCGTCTACTCGACCGACGCCCCCGCCGACAGCGTCGAGCTGCTCGACGTGATCGGCGTCCGCTTCGTGCAAGCGCCGCTCGACACGGTGCCGGCCGCGCTGGTCGAGCAGGCGCCGGACGTGGTCGTGGTGTCGCCGGGCCTCCCGCCGCACAACCCGACCGTGGTCTGGGCCGTCGAGCACGCCGCCGTCTGGGGCGACATCGAACTCGCCTGGCGCGTCCGCGACAAGGTCGTGCGCGGGCCGGTCGCCGCGCCCTGGGTGACCATCACGGGGACGAACGGCAAGACCACGACGACGCAGCTCGCGACCGCCATGTTCACGGCCGGCGGGCTCCGCGCCGTGGCGTGCGGGAACATCGGCGTGCCGGTGCTCGACGTCGTCCGTGACCCGGAGGGCTTCGACGTCCTGGTCGTCGAGCTGTCCAGCCACCAGCTGCACTCGATGCCGACCACCGGTCCCGGCGCCGTCGTGCCGCTCGCCTCGGCCTGCCTGAACATCGCCGACGACCACCTCGAGTGGCACGGGTCCGCCGAGGCGTACCGCGCCGCCAAGGGCAAGGTCTACGAGCGCACCGTGATGGCCTGCGTCTACAACACGGCCGACGAGGTCACCCGGCACATGGTCGAGGAAGCCGACGTGGTCGAGGGCTGCCGTGCCGTCGGCTTCTCGCTCGGCGTCCCGGCTCCGGGCGACGTCGGGATCGTCGACGACGTGCTCTGCGACCGCGCGTTCACCGGCGACCGTCGGAACAGCGCCCTCGAGCTGGCGACCCTCGCCGACCTCGAGGCCGCCGGACTCGACAGCCCGCACATGACCGCGAACGTCCTGGCAGCGGCCGCCCTCGCGCGTGCCGCCGCCGTGCAGCCGAGCGCGATCCGCACCGCCGTGCAGGGCTTCCGGGCCGACCACCACCGCACCGAGGCGGTCGCCACGGCCGACGGGGTCGCGTGGGTCGACGACTCGAAGGCGACGAACCCGCACGCCGCGACGGCGTCCCTGTCCGCGTTCGACCCGGTCGTGTGGATCGTCGGCGGCCTGTTCAAGGGCGTCGACATCGACGGACTCGTCGAACGCTTCGGCCCGGGCGTCCGGGGCGTCGTCGTCATCGGTACCGACCGCGCGCCCGTGCTCGAGGCATTCGCACGACACGCCCCCGCGGTCCCGGTGCTCCAGGTGGAAGCGACGGACACTGAGCAGGTCATGCCCGAGGCGGTCCGGCATGCCGCATCGGTCGCGCGACCGGGCGACACGGTCCTCCTCGCCCCGGCCGCAGCGTCGTTCGACCAGTTCGGTTCCTACGCCGACCGGGGCGAGCGTTTCGCGGCAGCGGTCCACGAGCACCTGGGAGGCGACGCCGATGGCGACACCGACGGATCTGCCGACGAACGGCCGTAG
- the mraY gene encoding phospho-N-acetylmuramoyl-pentapeptide-transferase, which produces MIALLVAGAVSLVFTLLLTPLFIKLFHRLGWGQFIRDDGPQSHHTKRGTATMGGIVLILGAVIGYFVGHLAGGDSLTLSGLLVLFLMVGLGVVGFVDDFLKVRRQRSLGLGGWAKVLGQVIVGVVFATVALVVPTGTGKPPASTMISAIRDVPWLDFMALGTVIGTILFLAWIVLLTVSTSNGVNVADGLDGLATGSSILAIGSYVIIGFWQSNQICGGARIDESTRHACYTVTDPLDLAVVAAAVCGGLIGFLWYNTSPAQIFLGDTGSLGLGGALAGLAILSRTELLLILIGGLFFIVTGSVILQRAYFKITHGKRIFRMSPLHHHFELKGWAEVTVVVRFWIIAGLCVAAGVGLFYLEWITRVHG; this is translated from the coding sequence ATGATCGCGCTCCTCGTCGCCGGCGCCGTGTCGCTGGTGTTCACACTGCTGCTCACGCCGCTGTTCATCAAGCTGTTCCACCGCCTCGGCTGGGGCCAGTTCATCCGTGACGACGGTCCGCAGTCGCACCACACCAAGCGCGGCACCGCCACAATGGGCGGCATCGTCCTCATCCTGGGCGCCGTCATCGGGTACTTCGTCGGGCACCTCGCCGGTGGCGACTCGCTGACGCTGTCCGGGCTGCTCGTGCTCTTCCTCATGGTCGGGCTCGGCGTCGTGGGCTTCGTCGACGACTTCCTCAAGGTCCGTCGCCAGCGGAGCCTGGGACTCGGCGGGTGGGCGAAGGTGCTCGGTCAGGTGATCGTCGGCGTGGTCTTCGCGACCGTCGCCCTGGTCGTCCCGACCGGCACCGGGAAGCCGCCGGCGTCGACCATGATCTCGGCGATCCGCGACGTGCCCTGGCTCGACTTCATGGCGCTCGGCACGGTCATCGGGACGATCCTGTTCCTGGCCTGGATCGTGCTGCTCACCGTCTCGACGTCGAACGGCGTGAACGTCGCCGACGGGCTGGACGGGCTCGCGACCGGGTCCAGCATCCTGGCGATCGGGTCCTACGTCATCATCGGGTTCTGGCAGTCGAACCAGATCTGCGGTGGGGCCCGGATCGACGAGAGCACCCGGCACGCCTGCTACACCGTGACCGACCCGCTCGACCTCGCGGTCGTCGCGGCCGCGGTGTGCGGTGGCCTGATCGGCTTCCTCTGGTACAACACGTCGCCGGCGCAGATCTTCCTCGGCGACACCGGCTCGCTCGGCCTGGGCGGCGCCCTCGCCGGTCTCGCGATCCTCAGCCGCACCGAGCTGCTGCTCATCCTCATCGGTGGCCTGTTCTTCATCGTCACCGGCTCGGTCATCCTGCAGCGCGCGTACTTCAAGATCACGCACGGCAAGCGCATCTTCCGGATGAGTCCCCTGCACCACCACTTCGAGCTCAAGGGCTGGGCCGAGGTGACCGTCGTCGTCCGGTTCTGGATCATCGCGGGGCTCTGCGTCGCGGCCGGGGTCGGGCTGTTCTACCTGGAATGGATCACACGAGTCCATGGATGA
- a CDS encoding UDP-N-acetylmuramoyl-tripeptide--D-alanyl-D-alanine ligase, which produces MIALTLAEIAAAVDGELVRGAADTIVDGSVETDSRLVAPGSVFFALLGEETDGHRFVPTAAAAGAGLVVTERALDLPEDTTTAQIVVADGYAALAALAHEVVVRVRAGGALRVVGITGSNGKTSTKNMLRRILSRVGETVAPEGSFNNHVGAPVSMLRITHDTRFLVVEMGASGIGHIAALVRIAEPDVGVVLKVGLAHAGEFGGIEATERAKSEMVTDLPATATALLNVDDDRVARMRERTAARVVGFGTSAGADYRISDVATDREGTRFTLTAPPVGDDDRGAASVGSGSSAPETVDVRLAILGEHHAMNAAAALTVAHGWGVPLAVGAEALASMTRAERWRMELLQGPDGVTVINDAYNASPDSTAAALRTLAQVARPGERTVAVLGEMAELGEFSVEEHDRIGRLVVRLGIGQLVVVGRGAMAVHQAATLEGSWDGESVFIEDVDDAVRALQELVRPGDVVLVKSSKSAGLRFLGDRLGGVPA; this is translated from the coding sequence ATGATCGCGCTCACCCTCGCCGAGATCGCCGCCGCGGTCGACGGCGAGCTGGTCCGCGGTGCCGCCGACACGATCGTCGACGGCTCCGTCGAGACCGACTCCCGCCTCGTCGCTCCCGGCAGCGTGTTCTTCGCCCTGCTCGGCGAGGAGACCGACGGCCACCGCTTCGTGCCGACCGCCGCCGCCGCCGGTGCCGGCCTCGTCGTCACCGAGCGCGCCCTCGACCTGCCGGAGGACACCACCACCGCCCAGATCGTCGTCGCCGACGGGTACGCCGCACTGGCCGCCCTGGCCCACGAGGTCGTCGTCCGGGTCCGTGCCGGTGGTGCGCTCCGCGTCGTCGGCATCACGGGCTCGAACGGCAAGACGAGCACGAAGAACATGCTCCGCAGGATCCTGTCGCGCGTCGGGGAGACCGTCGCGCCCGAGGGGTCGTTCAACAACCACGTCGGCGCGCCGGTCTCGATGCTGCGCATCACCCACGACACGCGCTTCCTCGTCGTCGAGATGGGTGCCAGCGGCATCGGCCACATCGCCGCGCTCGTCCGCATCGCCGAGCCCGACGTGGGCGTCGTCCTCAAGGTCGGGCTCGCCCACGCGGGGGAGTTCGGCGGCATCGAGGCGACCGAACGCGCCAAGTCGGAGATGGTGACGGACCTGCCGGCGACGGCCACGGCCCTCCTCAACGTCGACGACGACCGCGTCGCGCGGATGCGCGAGCGCACCGCGGCACGTGTGGTCGGCTTCGGCACCTCCGCCGGGGCGGACTACCGCATCAGCGACGTCGCGACGGACCGCGAGGGCACGCGCTTCACGCTCACCGCGCCTCCCGTCGGTGACGACGACCGCGGCGCCGCGTCGGTGGGCAGCGGCTCCAGCGCTCCCGAGACCGTCGACGTCCGTCTCGCCATCCTCGGCGAGCACCACGCGATGAACGCCGCCGCGGCCCTCACGGTCGCGCACGGCTGGGGCGTCCCGCTCGCCGTCGGCGCCGAGGCGCTCGCGTCGATGACGCGGGCGGAACGGTGGCGGATGGAGCTCCTCCAGGGCCCCGACGGCGTCACGGTGATCAACGACGCCTACAACGCCTCGCCCGACTCGACGGCGGCCGCCCTGCGGACGCTCGCCCAGGTCGCCCGACCGGGGGAGCGCACCGTCGCCGTCCTCGGCGAGATGGCCGAGCTCGGCGAGTTCTCCGTCGAGGAGCACGACCGCATCGGTCGCCTCGTCGTGCGGCTCGGCATCGGGCAGCTCGTGGTCGTCGGCCGCGGCGCGATGGCCGTCCACCAGGCCGCCACCCTCGAGGGATCGTGGGACGGCGAGTCCGTGTTCATCGAGGACGTCGACGACGCCGTCCGCGCCCTGCAGGAGCTCGTGCGTCCGGGTGACGTCGTCCTCGTCAAGTCCTCGAAGTCGGCCGGGCTGCGGTTCCTCGGCGACCGCCTCGGAGGTGTCCCCGCATGA